The DNA region TGTATCGCGCCAAATACCCGGATCTCCTCTACGCAAAAAATTCAAAGCGCAAGTACTTTTACAATCACGCGCATAGTGACTGGATAGAAACGCTCTCGGACTACGGCATCGTGGGGAGTAGCCTCTTTGCGTTAATCGGGCTCTATTTCTTTAGCCTACCCGTCATTTTCTTTCGTGCGTTAAACCCGCTGTCCTTCATGGTATTTATCGGCTGTCTTGGATTTATTGCGCACGCTTATTTTGACTTCGTATTCCAATCTCCCGCACTTCTGCTCACCTTCTGTTTCCTTCTAACAGCTGCTGCTCGTGCCGTCTCCCTAAGAAAGCGGTTACTCAAGAGCTAAAAAGCTCTATAGCCCAAGGTTCATCTGCATTGCGGAATCGCCCTTCGTATTGCTCATCCGCAATAACCACTCAAGCGTCATGCTCTCAAAGCCCTCTAAGGCATCTAATCGTTTCAATAAAAGCGCTGAAGCGAGGGCATCATACAACGCACAGTGATATACTTGTCTTCCCCCAGGGCAATGCTGCTTTGCTAAACCGTTTAACACCTCATGCAATTGAAATTGTTTAATCAAATGACTGAGCTTATAACCCTCAAGCCCAGGATATATTTTTTTATACAAGGCGCAAGTATCAACCCAATCACCCCAACAGGCAACTTCGTCACCTGGATTTAAAAAATCAGGACAATTCGGCGGGTATGGCCACACGCGTTTTATAAAATTGTTTTCAACGCTCGCATGATGCGCGGCTAATGGCCCCCTTTTACGCAATCCACAAAAATAATCCCACTCATCGCTAAACGGAGCCTCTTTAGCCGCGAGTTCGTGCCGAATCCCGTGAAAAAAAACGTCACACTCGCGTATCTCATTTTCAGGACAACATAAGCGCGTCCGCGTATCAATAATTTCAGCCCCAAGCAATGTCGCAACCCCATACTCAACAATTCCGGTATGCGTACTACCTTCAAAATCAACGACATAGACTGGTATTTCTTTCCAATTCATCTTTAAGCTTTTTTAAAGGTTGACAGAACCACGCGTTTTTGACAAAACATAATATCTAATTTCGGGGTGTAGCACAGCCTGGTAGTGCGCCTGCTTTGGGAGCAGGAAGTCGCTGGTTCGAATCCAGTCGCCCCGACCACTTTTACAAGCCCCCCTACTGTACCTCAGGATCCCTCAAAGGACGATTTACCTTTTCCTTTATACGATCCAAGATTCCGTTAATAAAGCGTTTTGCTTCCGGGCCGGAAAATTCCTTACTCAAATCAATCGCTTCGTTAATTGAAACAATAGGTGGAATGTCCTTACGGTAAAACAGTTCATAAACTGCTAAACGCAAAATAGCTAAGTCTGTGCGGCCAATACGATTAAATGCCCAATTTTGCGTATGGGATTCAATTAATTCGTCAATCGCATCATGATGCTCAAAAAAACCGGCGATGAGTTCATCTGTAAACGCATAATCGGCACGAGCCTCTTTCACATAAATTTCAAAAAAATCATCTAGCAGATTCTCCCAATCATCATCCCCTGTAGCGTCCCACATGTATAAAAACTGCACAAC from Verrucomicrobia bacterium CG1_02_43_26 includes:
- a CDS encoding transcription antitermination factor NusB, with the translated sequence MVENSDKSSKRAHRHRSRQLVVQFLYMWDATGDDDWENLLDDFFEIYVKEARADYAFTDELIAGFFEHHDAIDELIESHTQNWAFNRIGRTDLAILRLAVYELFYRKDIPPIVSINEAIDLSKEFSGPEAKRFINGILDRIKEKVNRPLRDPEVQ